In the genome of Populus nigra chromosome 19, ddPopNigr1.1, whole genome shotgun sequence, the window GCTCTTTGTGGTATCAGAGGAGCAGAAGCTAGACTGGTCAGATATGTTCTATGTAACAACCCTTCCTCTTTATCTTAGAATGAATGACCTTTTTGACAAGCTCCCTCCAAACCTCAGGTATCTCTCTTTCATCCTCTCTTTCTTCTTGGAGTCAAAATCCACTCTGAAATGCACAAACATAAAAGCAGACACTTCACAGTTTGGTTTATTTCATTAACTAGGAGTCTAGGTGAAGCTATAACACATGAGATTGAGGCTAGagtttaagaaattaataaatctGTGTACTagcaatttttttcatttcaattgaaattatcattttttaaatgcaGAGAGACTCTAGAAACTTACTGTTCAGAAGTTAAAAAGCTAGCCAGTGAAATTTTGGGTCATATGGCAAAAGGTTTAAAGATGGATGCTGAGGAAATGAAAGAGCTATTCAGTGATGGAGTTCAATCGATTAGAATGAATTACTATCCACCATGTCCTGAGCCAGATAAGGCTATTGGGTTCAGTCCCCATTCTGATGCTGATGCTTTAACAATTCTCTTTCAGCTCAGTGATACTGAAGGACTAGAAATTAGAAAGGAAGGGAGATGGATTCCTGTTAAACCACTTCCAAATGCTTTTGTTGTCAATGTTGGTGACATTACAGAGGTACTGTTTTTTCGCTTTGCTCAGTGTAGCACCACAGTCTACAAGCTGCTTGATTGGATTGTACATgaataaatatgttatttcaCTCAAAATTGTATGGGAAGCAAGCCTCTAATGTATGGGAAAAGATAAATAAGTCGATGTTATTTCACTCAAAATTGCAGAAAATACTCTTGGctaacatgttttttctttgtatagaatgataaatttaaaggaGAAATTGGTTATTCACTGTTATGTCTGCATTATCAGAAAAGTTGATCTCTGATGTTGCCATTGTCTGATTGAATAATGTTCCACTTGATTTTGGATATCTTAAAAGATAAATTCTTAGAAGAATCCGAATTGGTAAGATCACAATTCATGCATTTAGCTGCCCACTGTTTCCATCATGCGAGATGCTCCTTTTTCATTCATAGGGACCGTAGAATTAGACCCCAACTTCTCAGAAGCATTGAAGGCGATGTGAGATGTGAACAATATGCCTGAAGAAGAATGTGAATTGCTTTCtaatttgacattaaaatatttgttgattttccaTCAGAACCTCAAAAGGGTAACAACATCCAATAAGATCACCTGGGCCATGTATAACTTTTAATGACTTTAACAGTAAACATGAAACTGGCATGCCTTAACATAAGATTGTTGCTGTTCATGTTTTCTCTGCAGATAATTAGCAATGGTGTTTATAGGAGCGTTGAGCATAGGGCAAAAGTGAATTCAGCAAAGGAGAGACTCTCTGTTGCTACATTCTACAGTTCCAACCTTGACTCTGTCTTAGGCCCTGCTCCCAGTCTTCTTGGCGAGCATAATCCTGCAATCTTCCGGAGCGTCCCTACAGAGAAGTACTTCAAGgactttttttctcaaaaattgAATGGCAAGTCATACCTTGAATGCTTGAGAATAGCAGATGGATAAGACAACACTGCTGTGCACCCATAAAAGTAAAGAGAGTTGAATTTATTAAGCTACTTATGTACAGAACTACTAATTATCCATGCCATGGATTGTTAGGTTCTATATTTGAAGACCAGCTTTAAGCAACTTAAATGCGATGGATTGAAAATCCAGCATTGTTATCCTATATAAAGGGTGTTTAAACGAAGCTACATTCCTTGGATCTGTGAAGTATCTCTGCTGGGAGGCAATTGAAGAAGTTGAAGAGGAGCTGCAAATATTACTAATTCACGCCGCCAGACCACCTAGAACCCAAGCTGCAAACATTGCAAGCACAAACCACCTCATTATGTGATTTACCTGTTCAAGCCCTTTTCTAATTGATGATTTGTTGACTTAAGCCTATGTCCACGCTTTGTAATTGCCCGGCACGCTGGCTGGTTAAAGATTAGACGCTCGCTGCCTCTGCAGCATGTTTGTATCACTTGGTCTCTGGAATTTAGCAGTCGTACAAGTTTTCCCGTATTTAGCTTTCTCTGTTCCCAGCAAATCTGAGAGCTATGTGCCCATTTAGTAACTCGAGATCCATGTCCCAACAATTTCTATGTCATCTGCATATGCTAGTCCACTCAATAGAAGCGTGTCTGCATCATTCTTTCCCAGACAACAGAATGAGAATTCATCATCGGCAAGATGAACAAAAGCTTGAGgcatttatcattaataaatcatttattGTTGGTCAATAAAAACACGTAATAGCATACGAGAAATATAGAGCATAAAAGCATCATCCCTGACGAGCTTCCTTAGGAAATTGTAGAGGTGATGTGGCTTCTTGACAGTCATCATACTTTCTGGGTCTTCTTTAAAAAACTTGGTAAAATCTGTACAAGTCTTTgtatttaatagatttttctttaacttaaattaattattcattttaagaaaattagaaGAGAAAAGTCTAAGAACTCAGGATTCGATCTGAAGAGCTTTATAGAGTAAACACTATTTAGaaatagtaaatattatttgtGAATAGTAAATAAAACTATACTAACTAAATgataagagagaaagagaagctTGATTGCGCCACAGCCCAACCcaacttcttttttctctttttttttcctttctgtaCTATCAGCGAAATCAGTGCAATACATTTTGGTTCTCAGTGTTTTACAAATAATGTCATATCCAAGATTCATGCGGGTCGATCAAGCTGCTTTCTTTCAAAAGTTACCAGTGAGAACCAAACTGTAGTTATTCGAAATAAGTTTTTGTTTCTGATAACATTTTAATTGCACATGAGATCATGCATCATCTTGAAAATAAGCGTAGACATGTTCTTTAGACTTGATACGAGTAAAGCTTTTGATAGGGTTCTAACTTCTACGATCTGGTTTTCAAGAACAAGAACTGGTCGGTACTGGCAAAAGCTCAGGCCCAGCACCAGGAGATTATATTTTGGTGGCAATTAATATATAGCATGTTAACTCCTGCGGTCTCCATCTAGCATAACCCCGgtgtaaggactatggacaccacttatctccacattaatatgatattgtccactttagACCTAAGCCCTTATAGATTAGCTCTTGGACTATACCCAAAAAGCctcataccaatggagatatttgtcaatccttatatacccatgatcctccccatttctagccaatgtgggactttggtcgTATACCCAACAATCCTCCCCTCGAACAAAGGACTACCGAGCCTCCCCTCAAACCGATCATTCATCCGTCCACTCTTAACCAACCaggattcttcattctctacttcaccgtgttggggtcaggacacgtccatgaagcatCCGGAGAGCACTACCTGACTTGAAAGTTTGCTCTTTCTAGGTCAACTCCTCTTCACCGTATTGGGATCAGAACACATCCATGAAGTATCTGGAGCACACTGCCTATCCAATAGAGTTGATCCATGGATTACATCGTGATTGGGGGCCCACCACCTTTTGTTCGGCATTCCGAGGATTCATCTATCATGGCTAACTCCGGAgcctggctctgataccacttgtaaggactatggacaccacttatctccaTATTAGTATGATATTGTTCATtttgggcctaagccctcatggatttgctcttaggctatacccaaaaggcctcataccaatgAAGATATTTGTTCATtcttatatacccatgatcctctctatttctagccaatgtgggactttaGTTGTATACTCAACACCTGGCCGGTAAGGTTCAAGCAAGATAAACTTCAATGGAGCATCCCCGATATATATCTGGCAGTGTTGGCCTCTTAACTAGAGATTCCACAGGTGCTTTATTGACTGCTAAATGCATCTTTTATCCCCACGCTTCTTACCCTACCATGATAGGAGATGATGATTTCTTAGATTGCGATTACTGTTATCATGGTCTGGTCTGGAAGTgtgtttataattgttttttaaaatattttttatttaaaaagtttttaaaataatattttttttattttttaaaaaatattttaatattaatgcattaaaaaaaataaaaaaataaaagtatatatattaatttaaaaaaaattcaaaatttttaacctCGGTTACCTTCACTTAAGCACGATTTGGGAGCGCCATTGGACTGCACCTTTCCAAATCATATTCTCGAAGAAGTTtagagttatttattttttatttgtaatgtatttgaaattaaatatataaaaatattatttaaatatattttctaaataaaaatcaattttaaaaatttttacaTCACAATCATTAACAAGTAACAACCATTTGGTAACAACCCTACttcctaaaaaataagatgCAGTAAAAGCATGCTTtctcaacttttaatttctttagttCTTTTAATAATGCTGCTTGTTTGGTTAGAACTCAACCTATAATTGCTCATGATCAAGCCTCTTGTTCATTGTCACTCTCATGacctctctctctatatatatatattaccagATTCAAGGCTTGTAGAAGaatccatgttaaaaaaattaaaaattattaaaaatattaatttaaaataaaacaaactcaagattttttaaaaacacagctAAGTcgcaaaatcaaatattttaatacagaAAAAAGCTATGCTAGTGTTTTCttcatgattattattatgaagAAGAACCTAAACTTAACAAGTTGAACAAGATTTTGGCTTAAAATTTAGGTGACAACTTTCCATTTAGaggaaatgaaattaaatgagaaGTAGAATACACGGGGAGGTTTTATGTTTGTTacggttgtttttttaagtgtatttttattagaaatgtattaaaataatattttttttattttttaaaaatatttttaatatcagtacattaaaataatctgaaaacactaaaaaaataatttaaaacaaaaaataaaaaaaattaatttttttcaaaaacgtttttaaaacgtaaaaccAAACAGAGTTAAATATCAACTAGATATTacaattaaatccttaatttCTAGATTTATATCATTATCATCACTTTATTATTAGTAGTATTAATATCGAAgactttttgaagaaaaaattttaatgttaatggAGCTATAACTCATTATAGTTCAAATTAGTGTTAggatttgaaatattattaaatattacacGCTTCTAGTTTATTTGACAACACAATATGgtttgttatttaatttatagattgtgggtctttttctttaaatttaatgaaaattgtGTTCTGTAAAATCctaaaaactttttttgaaatatatttgcaaaacaaaaaagaatcagacctatgataaataattttctttttaattttttaatatgctgtaacataaaattattttaacatattttaatataaaattattatttttattagattatattaaattaatttttattaaaactaggTTTCAGACTATGCCTTTTTCCGGAGTCTTGTCCAAAAAcaaattggttaaaaattaatttttttattatttaaaattaatttttttatatttttaaattattttaatgtgttgatgtcaaaataaattttaaaaaattattattttaatatattttttaataaaaaaatattttaaaaaataattattgaaatatcAACCCGTCGGGTCTCTTTAGAATTTAAAGGAGTAATTTATCTGGAAAGCAGAAGATCCTGTAATCGTGCCAACTGTACGCATCAGAGCAGAGGGAGGCTCCAAGTGGGGCCCAGGTTTCAACTCATCAACGAAAAAAAAATCGCTTATACTAATAATAAAGTACACTTGTAGTTTAAAGTAGTATTTGTTTATTAgttagtgtttattttttaaaatttatttttatatcagtatatataatttaaaaataaaaaaaataatttaaaaataagaaaaataattgtttaacaAATACAACATGACAGTATGTAAGCTCAAAAGTTAGTAGTTAAGGAGAAATTAATACGGAGTGGTCGTAGGCGTAGACGACATGGTattcaaaaattttgaaaaggaaGGAGATTTCTAACGGTCAGAAAATCAAGAAACGGGCGTGAGTGGGTGCCGTCCGTCCTCCTCACCTGTAACGGCATCGCgtcttttcaatttctattattagctctctctctctctctctctctgtctgcAAGCTTGTCCTTCAAATCCAATTTacactcttcttcttcccatCCTTTTCTCCCCCTCTCTATTCCTCTCTCCCATTTTTAACCTCTCATCGTAAAActaaacaaacaaattattattataaaataatacaattcttcaaataataatagtaacagTAAAACACATTATCATTGGATTTCTTCATCGAAAGGAAGGCAGGCCGGCCGGCATTTGAGTCACAGtatctgatttgtttttgttatttatttaggtAATTTGTGTTGGATCTCCATGGATGTTTTCGCTACCTGGGTTTTTAATTCTTTCAGGAGAAGAATGTACCTTCATGGgatcccttcttcttcttcacttttTATTGTTGATATAATTGGACATGAAGATTCTTATCTATTGATAGATTGATAGAGTGATAATAGTCGGACTCAGATGCTGaatttattctctctcttttctttttcttttttttgctttataaatagtaatatagagacaaagagagagagagttggtCAGGTGGGCGGGCTGACTTCGTGAATTGTTGCGGTGAATCAGCGGAAAAGGTTTTGTAATTGAATAAAGGACATAtggattcttcttcttcatcacagcagagaagaagaggaggaggtaTGGTTTCGCCATCGCCATCGCCATCACATACTCCGCGATCAACTGATAAGTCAGCAAGAGATCTGCGATCTGGGGACTTCAATTCCAATTCCAGCAGTAAACATGATAAAGAAAAGGGTGTCAATGTGCAGGTCATTGTGCGTTGCAGGtcagtctctctttttttataaattgggttcttttttagattaattttcagCTGAGGGATGATGTTTTTGTAGGCCACTAAATGAGGATGAGTTGAGGGTTCACACTCCGGTGGTGATTTCATGTAATGAGGGTAGAAGGGAAGTGTCAGCTCTTCAGAATATTGCTAACAAGCAGATTGATAGAACTTTTCTTTTTGACAAGGTTTTTGTCTTGTCcacttttttgcttttgtttttgcttaataGTGAATTGGATGTGAAAGTTTATGACTTttgatgatttctttgttttttcggGGGGGTTAGGTTTTTGGCCCAGCATCCAAACAGAAGGACTTGTATGATTTGGCAGTGTCTC includes:
- the LOC133679571 gene encoding protein SRG1-like, producing MESSLELEAVNFGKSIIIPSVQEMAKESMTKIPPRYEQPDQDPPIISTDASLLLSSIPVIDLERLAIEDSMDSELDILHSACREWGFFQVVNHRVSSTLLEEFKMQVENFFKLPYEDKKKLWQKPDNHEGFGQLFVVSEEQKLDWSDMFYVTTLPLYLRMNDLFDKLPPNLRETLETYCSEVKKLASEILGHMAKGLKMDAEEMKELFSDGVQSIRMNYYPPCPEPDKAIGFSPHSDADALTILFQLSDTEGLEIRKEGRWIPVKPLPNAFVVNVGDITEIISNGVYRSVEHRAKVNSAKERLSVATFYSSNLDSVLGPAPSLLGEHNPAIFRSVPTEKYFKDFFSQKLNGKSYLECLRIADG